A DNA window from Luteolibacter luteus contains the following coding sequences:
- a CDS encoding YoaK family protein → MSGESLHPRPAWVLSGGCILAFLAAAVNADFMLGLGVSVSHLTGDLSRITAEAVKAGDLWSGEAALLCLSVAGFVGGAATSGYFIHHPNLQLARPYGRSMVFIGLLLMATRLLQSQSLQLTCFVAAWACGMQNALATRYRGLILRTTHITGLLTDLGQLIGMRLRGHPVESWKIGTPFVLALSFATGAAVGAILKLKTGIPVPLVCGAVYVVGGLVWSVVKRKLRG, encoded by the coding sequence ATGAGCGGGGAGTCCCTCCATCCAAGGCCTGCCTGGGTTCTTTCCGGCGGCTGCATCCTTGCCTTCCTGGCGGCGGCGGTGAATGCCGATTTCATGCTCGGGCTCGGCGTTTCCGTGAGCCACCTCACCGGGGATCTCTCCCGGATCACGGCGGAGGCGGTAAAAGCCGGGGATCTCTGGTCCGGTGAGGCAGCCCTGCTCTGCCTCTCGGTTGCCGGATTCGTGGGTGGGGCTGCCACCTCCGGCTATTTCATCCATCACCCGAATCTCCAGCTGGCGCGGCCTTATGGGCGATCCATGGTGTTTATCGGCCTGCTGCTGATGGCGACCCGTTTGCTGCAGTCTCAGTCCTTGCAGCTGACCTGTTTCGTGGCCGCTTGGGCCTGCGGGATGCAGAACGCGCTCGCGACCCGCTACCGGGGGCTTATCCTCAGAACCACGCACATCACCGGCCTGCTCACGGATCTAGGGCAGTTGATCGGGATGCGGTTGCGGGGCCATCCCGTCGAAAGCTGGAAAATCGGCACCCCCTTCGTGCTCGCCCTCTCCTTCGCCACGGGTGCCGCAGTGGGAGCCATTCTGAAGCTTAAAACCGGGATTCCCGTACCGCTGGTCTGCGGGGCGGTCTATGTGGTAGGCGGCTTGGTGTGGTCGGTCGTGAAACGGAAGCTGCGCGGTTAA
- the purB gene encoding adenylosuccinate lyase: MIPNVLAERYASPALQAIWSAEGRIVLEREFWIAVMKAQRDLGLDIPEEAIAAYEKAKDSVDPGSIMARERVTRHDVKARIEEFNDLAGHEHIHKGMTSRDLTENVEQLQVYRSLLAIRDKSVAVLRRLRCRAEQWADLVITARTHNVAAQPTTLGKRIAMFGEEMLTAFHALEDVIARYPVRGLKGAVGTQMDQLSLFNGDASQVLDLEKRVVTHLGMPCVWTNVGQVYPRSLDFRVVSVLTDLASGPSSFCRTLRLMAGHETASEGFAPGQTGSSAMPHKMNSRSCERVNGFHVILKGYLAMASGLAGDQWNEGDVSCSVVRRVMLPDAFFAIDGLFETYLTILDQMDAYPAVIGKENAHYLPFLMTTTIMMEAVKSGVGRETAHKAIKEHAVATVNDLRAGKTTVNDLVARLANDERIPLDEAALSAIVAEGERNAGAARAQITHFEREINAIEKRYPNGAAYSPGSIL, from the coding sequence GTGATTCCGAACGTCCTTGCCGAACGCTACGCCTCCCCTGCCCTGCAAGCCATCTGGTCCGCCGAAGGCCGCATCGTGCTGGAGCGTGAATTCTGGATCGCGGTGATGAAGGCCCAGCGGGATCTCGGCCTGGACATCCCGGAAGAAGCCATCGCCGCCTACGAGAAGGCGAAGGACAGCGTCGATCCCGGCTCCATCATGGCCCGCGAGCGGGTGACCCGCCATGACGTGAAGGCCCGGATCGAGGAATTCAACGACCTTGCCGGCCACGAGCACATCCACAAGGGCATGACCTCCCGGGATCTCACGGAAAACGTGGAGCAGCTCCAGGTTTACCGTTCCCTGCTGGCAATCCGCGACAAGTCGGTGGCCGTGCTTCGCCGCCTGCGCTGCCGCGCCGAGCAATGGGCCGATCTCGTTATCACCGCCCGGACCCACAACGTCGCCGCGCAGCCGACCACGCTGGGTAAACGCATCGCGATGTTCGGCGAGGAAATGCTCACCGCCTTCCACGCGCTGGAAGATGTCATCGCCCGCTACCCGGTCCGCGGCCTGAAGGGCGCGGTCGGCACGCAGATGGACCAACTTTCCCTTTTCAACGGCGATGCCTCACAGGTCCTCGATCTGGAGAAGCGCGTCGTCACCCACCTGGGCATGCCCTGCGTGTGGACGAATGTCGGCCAGGTCTATCCACGCTCACTCGATTTCCGCGTGGTCTCCGTGCTCACGGATCTGGCCAGCGGTCCTTCTTCCTTCTGCCGCACGCTGCGTCTGATGGCTGGCCACGAGACCGCCAGCGAAGGCTTCGCCCCGGGCCAGACCGGCTCCAGCGCGATGCCGCACAAGATGAACTCCCGCTCCTGCGAGCGCGTGAACGGCTTCCACGTGATCCTGAAGGGCTATCTGGCGATGGCCTCCGGCCTTGCAGGCGACCAGTGGAATGAAGGCGACGTCTCCTGCTCCGTGGTGCGCCGAGTGATGCTGCCGGATGCCTTCTTCGCCATCGACGGTCTCTTCGAAACCTATCTCACGATCCTCGATCAAATGGACGCCTACCCGGCCGTGATCGGGAAGGAAAACGCCCATTACCTGCCCTTCCTGATGACCACCACCATCATGATGGAAGCCGTGAAGTCGGGCGTTGGCCGCGAGACCGCGCACAAGGCTATCAAGGAGCACGCCGTGGCCACGGTGAACGACCTGCGCGCAGGCAAGACCACGGTGAACGACCTTGTCGCCCGCTTGGCGAACGACGAACGCATCCCGCTCGACGAAGCCGCACTGTCCGCGATCGTGGCCGAAGGCGAGCGCAATGCCGGAGCCGCCCGTGCGCAAATCACGCACTTCGAGCGCGAGATCAACGCGATCGAGAAGCGCTACCCGAATGGTGCCGCTTACTCGCCGGGCTCGATCCTCTAA